In Thermocrinis minervae, a single genomic region encodes these proteins:
- the cfiA gene encoding 2-oxoglutarate carboxylase large subunit codes for MADVLDDLKEQLEKVQEGGIKKRILITDLTPRDGQQCKLATRVRTEDLLPLCEKMDKVGFYAVEVWGGATYDVCLRYLKEDPWERLRRIKEVMPNTKLQMLFRGQNIVGYRPKSDKLVYKFVERAIANGITVFRVFDALNDNRNIQTAVKAIKEFGGEVHAEISYTRSPIHTYQKWIEYALEIAEMGADWLSFKDATGIIMPLETYAIIKGIKEATGGKLPVLLHNHDMSGTAIVNHMMAVLAGVDMLDTVLSPLAFGSSHPATESVVAMLEGTPFDTGLDLKKIDECAEIARQIKKKYKKYETEYAGVNAKVLIHKIPGGMISNMVAQLIEANALDRIEEVLKEVPNVERDLGYPPLLTPSSQIVGVQAVLNVLSGERYKVITKETRDYVEGKYGRPPGPISKELAEKILGPGKEPDFSIRAADLADPNDWDKAYEETKALLGREPTDEEVLLYALFPMQAKDFFIAREKGELVPEPIEELQEAAEVKPGTVPGAAPVEFEIVYHGEKFKVKIEGVSAHQEPGKPRKYYVRVDGRLEEVQLTPIVEAIPVGGVQTQAPAAAQGGIPKATQPGDVTPPMPGRVVRILVEEGQEVKEGQTVAIVEAMKMENEIHAPISGVVKKIFAKPGDNVTPDDAIMRIEPKVEEVSYG; via the coding sequence ATGGCGGATGTACTTGATGATCTAAAGGAGCAGCTTGAAAAGGTCCAAGAAGGTGGTATAAAGAAGAGGATACTCATCACGGACCTCACCCCGAGGGACGGTCAGCAGTGTAAGCTGGCAACCAGGGTAAGGACTGAAGACCTTCTGCCCTTGTGCGAGAAGATGGACAAGGTTGGCTTTTACGCAGTGGAAGTGTGGGGGGGAGCAACCTACGACGTGTGTCTTAGGTACCTCAAAGAAGACCCGTGGGAAAGGTTGAGGCGTATAAAGGAAGTAATGCCCAACACCAAACTTCAGATGCTTTTCAGAGGTCAGAACATAGTAGGTTACAGACCTAAATCTGACAAGCTCGTGTATAAATTCGTAGAAAGGGCTATAGCAAACGGTATAACCGTTTTTAGGGTCTTTGATGCCCTCAACGACAACAGGAACATACAAACGGCCGTCAAGGCCATAAAGGAGTTCGGTGGAGAAGTCCACGCCGAGATAAGCTACACAAGAAGCCCTATACACACATACCAAAAGTGGATAGAGTACGCTCTTGAAATAGCCGAGATGGGTGCAGACTGGCTATCCTTCAAGGATGCCACTGGAATAATAATGCCCCTTGAGACCTATGCCATCATAAAGGGTATAAAGGAAGCAACGGGTGGAAAGCTTCCCGTCCTGCTTCACAACCACGACATGAGCGGAACGGCCATAGTAAACCACATGATGGCAGTTCTGGCCGGTGTGGACATGCTAGACACAGTCCTATCGCCGTTGGCTTTCGGATCCTCTCACCCAGCCACCGAGTCTGTAGTAGCCATGCTAGAAGGTACACCCTTTGACACCGGTCTTGACCTCAAGAAGATAGATGAGTGTGCAGAGATAGCAAGGCAGATAAAGAAGAAGTACAAGAAGTATGAGACAGAGTACGCTGGAGTTAACGCAAAAGTTCTCATACATAAGATACCAGGCGGCATGATATCCAACATGGTAGCCCAGCTCATAGAGGCCAACGCCCTTGATAGGATAGAGGAGGTCCTAAAGGAAGTTCCCAACGTGGAGAGAGACCTAGGATACCCACCACTCCTTACACCATCCTCTCAGATAGTAGGCGTGCAAGCAGTCCTAAACGTACTGTCAGGTGAGAGGTACAAGGTCATCACAAAGGAAACAAGGGACTATGTGGAAGGAAAGTACGGAAGACCTCCAGGCCCTATATCCAAAGAGCTCGCCGAGAAGATCCTCGGTCCTGGAAAGGAACCGGACTTCTCCATTAGGGCCGCAGACCTGGCAGACCCCAACGATTGGGACAAGGCCTACGAAGAGACTAAGGCCTTGCTTGGAAGAGAACCCACCGACGAAGAAGTGCTCTTGTATGCTCTATTCCCCATGCAGGCAAAAGACTTCTTCATAGCCAGGGAAAAAGGAGAACTCGTACCAGAACCTATAGAGGAGCTCCAAGAGGCAGCAGAGGTAAAGCCTGGCACAGTCCCAGGAGCTGCACCTGTAGAGTTTGAAATAGTCTACCACGGAGAGAAGTTCAAGGTAAAGATAGAAGGTGTAAGCGCACACCAGGAACCGGGCAAGCCCAGGAAGTACTACGTAAGAGTGGATGGTAGGCTGGAGGAAGTTCAACTAACACCCATAGTAGAAGCCATACCAGTGGGTGGAGTACAGACACAGGCTCCTGCTGCAGCACAGGGAGGCATACCAAAGGCAACACAACCCGGGGACGTTACCCCACCTATGCCCGGTAGGGTTGTAAGGATCCTTGTGGAAGAAGGCCAAGAAGTAAAGGAAGGTCAAACGGTAGCCATAGTAGAAGCAATGAAGATGGAAAACGAGATACACGCACCCATAAGCGGTGTGGTAAAGAAGATATTCGCCAAGCCCGGTGATAATGTAACACCCGACGATGCCATAATGAGAATAGAACCAAAGGTAGAAGAAGTTAGTTACGGATAA